In a single window of the Pseudodesulfovibrio profundus genome:
- a CDS encoding mannose-1-phosphate guanylyltransferase/mannose-6-phosphate isomerase, whose protein sequence is MIQPVILCGGKGTRLWPLSRTLYPKQFIEVSEGRVLFGDALERCTSLGETTAPIVVCNSEHRFLVAEEMRQRGIDGKLVLEPVGRNTAPAVALAALMADPDSIMLVAPADHAIDDLKAFRTAVEAGYERAKQDHFVCFGIVPDAPNTGYGYIQQGESVDGSVCRVRQFVEKPDLATAEEYVQSGDYLWNSGIFMFRAARYLDALEEFAPEMLRQCRKAVEGSFEDLDFTCLDREAFEQCPSDSIDYAVMEKIQDIEVVPFGKSWQDLGTWSSLHDINPKDANGNSALGDVLLEDTKNCYVRSSGRLVVTLGLEDITVVETPDAVLVAANDKLDGMKDVVNRLKAANRTETEAHLTVYRPWGSFECITMEDRFQVKRIVVKPGEVLSLQKHFHRAEHWVVVKGTAKVVNGDHEEILSEDQSTYIPLGNVHRLENPGKIPLELIEVQTGSYLGEDDIVRFKDKYKR, encoded by the coding sequence ATGATACAACCGGTGATTCTGTGCGGAGGCAAAGGCACTCGCCTGTGGCCTCTTTCCAGAACCTTGTATCCGAAACAGTTTATTGAGGTATCCGAGGGGCGCGTGCTCTTTGGCGATGCCTTGGAGCGGTGTACCAGTCTTGGTGAGACCACGGCACCCATCGTGGTCTGCAACAGCGAGCACCGTTTTCTGGTGGCAGAAGAGATGCGCCAGCGCGGTATAGACGGCAAACTGGTGCTGGAACCGGTCGGGCGCAATACTGCTCCGGCCGTTGCCCTTGCCGCGCTCATGGCCGATCCTGATTCCATCATGCTGGTGGCTCCGGCCGATCATGCCATCGACGATCTGAAAGCCTTCCGAACAGCGGTCGAGGCAGGGTACGAGCGGGCGAAACAAGACCATTTCGTCTGTTTCGGCATTGTACCCGACGCACCGAATACGGGATACGGGTATATTCAGCAGGGCGAGAGCGTAGACGGCTCGGTATGCCGGGTCCGCCAATTCGTTGAAAAGCCTGATCTGGCTACGGCAGAAGAGTATGTGCAGTCAGGCGACTACCTGTGGAATAGTGGTATTTTCATGTTCCGCGCTGCCCGCTACCTTGACGCTTTGGAAGAATTTGCTCCCGAAATGCTGCGTCAGTGCCGCAAGGCAGTGGAAGGCAGTTTCGAGGACCTTGATTTCACCTGTCTGGACAGGGAAGCCTTTGAGCAATGCCCGTCCGATTCCATCGACTATGCGGTCATGGAAAAGATTCAGGATATCGAAGTGGTTCCCTTCGGCAAAAGCTGGCAGGACCTCGGTACCTGGTCCAGTCTGCACGACATCAATCCCAAGGATGCCAATGGCAACAGCGCATTGGGCGACGTCCTTCTGGAAGATACGAAGAACTGCTATGTTCGTTCTTCGGGTCGTCTGGTGGTGACCCTCGGGTTGGAAGATATTACCGTGGTCGAAACCCCGGATGCGGTGCTTGTGGCTGCCAATGACAAGCTCGACGGCATGAAGGATGTGGTCAATCGCCTCAAGGCCGCGAACCGCACGGAGACAGAAGCGCACCTGACGGTGTATCGTCCATGGGGCAGCTTTGAATGCATCACCATGGAGGACCGGTTTCAGGTCAAGCGAATCGTCGTGAAACCGGGCGAAGTTCTTTCACTGCAAAAACATTTCCACCGGGCGGAACATTGGGTGGTGGTCAAGGGCACGGCCAAGGTCGTCAATGGCGATCATGAGGAAATCCTGTCCGAGGACCAATCAACCTACATTCCGTTAGGCAATGTGCATCGACTGGAGAATCCCGGTAAAATACCTCTTGAGTTGATTGAGGTGCAGACCGGCAGCTATCTCGGCGAAGACGACATTGTTCGTTTCAAGGACAAGTACAAACGATAA
- the prsR gene encoding PEP-CTERM-box response regulator transcription factor, translated as MQKLLIVDDNDEIRRQLKWGLSRSNYELFFASDGEEALKLFRKHSPPVVTLDLGLPPNENGVEEGLRCLTEMLRMNPLSKIIVITGNEERDAALRAIQIGAYDYYKKPIDLNELKVIVDRAMYLQTIESENQDLRRQSVNDYGIVGECPEMQEVFSQIERVAASDVPVLISGESGTGKELVARAIHGKSMRAGKDMIPINCGAIPENLLESELFGYEKGAFTGANKRLKGKVEYADKGTLFLDEIGEMPMALQVKLLRFLQEMVVTRVGGREEIKVDVRILTATNIDIHKAMEEGSFREDLYYRIGVMNIVLPPLRERGKDIELLANYFLKSVAVGQPNNKTFSDEAMACIKGYEWPGNIRELENRVKRAVIMATGPQIMPEDLGMKGDEALQHQLNMGDMSLKDARMMLERDMVKRALDKSSGNVVKAAASIGVSRPTFYDLMKKHGMRS; from the coding sequence TTGTTCCGCAAGCACTCGCCGCCTGTGGTGACCCTCGACCTCGGACTCCCGCCAAATGAGAATGGCGTGGAGGAAGGACTTCGTTGTCTGACGGAAATGCTCCGAATGAACCCGCTTTCCAAAATTATCGTTATTACGGGCAACGAGGAACGGGACGCAGCTCTGCGTGCCATTCAGATAGGTGCCTATGACTATTACAAAAAACCCATCGACCTGAATGAATTGAAAGTCATAGTCGATCGGGCCATGTATCTTCAGACCATTGAGTCGGAAAATCAGGACCTGCGCCGTCAGTCGGTCAATGATTACGGCATTGTTGGCGAATGCCCTGAGATGCAGGAAGTCTTTTCACAAATTGAACGGGTCGCCGCATCGGACGTACCGGTTCTCATTAGTGGTGAATCGGGAACCGGAAAGGAACTGGTCGCCCGAGCCATCCACGGCAAGAGCATGCGCGCCGGCAAGGATATGATCCCCATCAACTGTGGGGCCATACCGGAAAACCTGCTGGAGTCGGAACTGTTCGGGTATGAGAAAGGCGCGTTCACCGGAGCTAACAAGCGGCTCAAGGGCAAGGTCGAATACGCTGACAAAGGCACGCTGTTCCTTGATGAAATAGGTGAAATGCCCATGGCGCTCCAGGTCAAGCTCCTTCGCTTCCTGCAGGAGATGGTGGTCACTCGCGTCGGTGGGCGCGAGGAGATCAAGGTCGATGTCCGAATCCTTACAGCAACGAACATCGATATCCACAAGGCCATGGAAGAGGGCAGCTTTCGCGAAGACCTGTATTACCGCATTGGCGTCATGAATATCGTGCTGCCCCCCCTGCGTGAGCGCGGTAAGGATATTGAACTGCTGGCGAATTATTTCCTGAAAAGCGTGGCTGTGGGGCAACCCAACAACAAGACCTTCAGCGACGAGGCCATGGCCTGCATCAAGGGGTATGAATGGCCGGGCAATATTCGTGAACTTGAAAATCGCGTCAAGCGTGCAGTGATCATGGCTACCGGGCCACAGATCATGCCGGAAGACCTCGGGATGAAGGGCGACGAAGCATTGCAGCATCAGTTGAATATGGGCGACATGTCGCTCAAGGATGCGCGGATGATGCTTGAGCGCGACATGGTCAAGCGGGCGTTGGACAAGTCGTCGGGCAATGTGGTCAAGGCTGCGGCGTCCATTGGTGTCAGTCGCCCCACGTTCTACGACCTGATGAAGAAACATGGGATGCGCTCGTAG